One stretch of Leadbetterella byssophila DSM 17132 DNA includes these proteins:
- a CDS encoding DUF4249 domain-containing protein gives MKKLVGILSLSLFLWSCEDVIDLKVKDGKEQLVVDAWLTDEAEEQSVTLTLSQPYFDNGKPKAALDAEVLLIREDSTIYRFTDENQDGVYTFRPRNRNYLRLNERVALYVKYKEEEYYAVSMLRRVPPIDSLKYQSFTLPVKPSDGPKSGFLAQFFATDFPGEGDTYLVRSLKNDTLRTKSNEYTLSYDGGLSPGNKTDGMVFLQPVRMGINSGLFVHNDKITVELFSIPLDAYFFLSQLQTETNNGGVFATPLSNVPGNIYNLNPDSKEKALGCFFVSRVSRYTAYIDQNQVKSD, from the coding sequence ATGAAAAAGCTAGTAGGAATATTAAGCTTATCCCTTTTCTTATGGAGTTGTGAAGATGTCATCGATTTAAAAGTGAAGGATGGCAAGGAGCAACTAGTAGTAGACGCATGGCTTACCGATGAGGCAGAGGAGCAAAGCGTAACTTTAACCTTGTCTCAACCTTATTTTGATAATGGTAAGCCTAAAGCAGCTTTAGATGCAGAAGTCTTATTGATTCGTGAAGACAGTACTATATACAGGTTTACAGATGAGAATCAAGACGGTGTGTATACTTTCCGTCCTAGAAATCGTAATTATTTAAGATTGAATGAGCGTGTAGCATTGTATGTCAAATACAAGGAGGAGGAATATTACGCAGTTTCCATGTTAAGGCGTGTGCCGCCTATTGACTCTCTGAAGTATCAGAGTTTTACTTTGCCGGTTAAGCCATCTGATGGACCCAAGTCTGGATTTTTAGCGCAGTTTTTCGCTACAGATTTTCCAGGGGAGGGAGATACTTATTTAGTCAGATCATTGAAAAATGATACACTAAGGACGAAGTCAAACGAATACACCCTCAGTTATGATGGAGGTCTTTCGCCGGGTAATAAGACTGACGGAATGGTCTTCTTACAACCTGTTCGTATGGGTATTAACTCTGGGTTATTTGTTCACAATGATAAGATAACCGTTGAACTTTTCTCTATTCCTTTGGATGCCTATTTCTTCTTGTCTCAATTGCAAACAGAAACAAACAATGGAGGAGTATTTGCTACTCCTTTAAGTAATGTGCCAGGGAATATCTATAATCTAAATCCTGATTCTAAGGAAAAAGCTTTAGGATGCTTTTTTGTTTCAAGAGTTAGTAGATATACGGCCTATATAGATCAAAATCAAGTAAAATCAGACTAA
- a CDS encoding esterase-like activity of phytase family protein, with translation MRKIILFVLLSLSAKAQDHWYISKVDSVFAMDSTTWKPVIFGGISGIEKWNDSTYLLVSDRQAPSPAEDKQYSYLYTLNHQNKIQLVQKFYDIKNLEAIRYQSSDKKFWFSFENDESTGIGTVDEQGKVRILKEYSMITSPYTSLNRGIEGLTIQKDLWYSFEAGLDSTMIIRWKDQNPEKEILYKYPLDRNACLSPNQSPGSSLGNGISEILYIPGEEEKLLVLERCFNGRMSPIQIYEADFSGEKVEKKRIFNWDKTTTFEGKPLKPDNMEGMTWKEEGRSLLLISDDNHNTRVQRTLVVEIRH, from the coding sequence ATGCGTAAGATAATTTTATTTGTACTACTAAGCCTTTCAGCGAAAGCTCAAGATCATTGGTACATTTCCAAAGTGGACTCCGTGTTTGCTATGGACAGCACCACATGGAAACCGGTAATATTTGGAGGAATTTCAGGTATAGAAAAATGGAATGATAGTACTTATCTTTTGGTTTCCGACCGACAAGCACCTAGTCCTGCTGAGGATAAACAATATTCTTACTTATACACCCTGAACCATCAAAATAAAATTCAGTTGGTTCAAAAGTTCTATGATATCAAAAACCTTGAAGCTATACGTTACCAAAGTTCAGATAAGAAGTTCTGGTTCAGCTTCGAAAATGACGAATCTACTGGAATAGGAACGGTTGATGAACAAGGGAAAGTTCGTATTCTCAAGGAATATAGCATGATCACTAGTCCGTACACCAGTCTAAACCGGGGTATAGAGGGACTAACTATTCAAAAGGACTTATGGTACTCCTTCGAGGCGGGTCTAGATTCTACTATGATCATTAGATGGAAAGATCAAAATCCAGAAAAAGAAATCTTATACAAGTATCCATTAGATAGAAATGCTTGCTTATCTCCCAACCAATCGCCTGGATCTAGTTTAGGAAATGGAATATCTGAGATTCTATATATTCCGGGTGAAGAGGAAAAGCTCTTGGTTTTAGAAAGATGCTTCAATGGCAGGATGTCACCTATCCAAATCTACGAAGCTGACTTCTCAGGAGAGAAGGTGGAGAAAAAACGGATATTCAATTGGGATAAGACTACCACATTCGAGGGTAAACCATTAAAACCGGATAATATGGAGGGTATGACCTGGAAAGAGGAAGGAAGGTCCCTCCTTCTCATCTCAGACGACAACCATAACACGAGGGTACAAAGAACACTGGTAGTGGAAATTCGACATTAA
- the uvrA gene encoding excinuclease ABC subunit UvrA yields the protein MTLNDIDLTGHEQIEVFGAREHNLKNIDVNIPRNRLVVITGISGSGKSSLAFDTLYAEGQRRYMESFSSYARSFIGDMERPDVDKINGLSPVISIEQKTTSKNPRSTVGTTTEIYDFLRLLYARAGEAYSYVTGKPMIKQTQDQIIDQILSKHEGKKLNILAPMVKGRKGHYRELFVQISKMGYTRVRVDGELLEITPKMQVDRYKIHDIEIVVDRIIPKKEDRYRISQSVGTALKLGEGSLLLLDEGNNVQYFSQNLMDPESGISYEEPSPNSFSFNTPYGACPVCKGMGHIEEITEESIIPDPSLSIMRGGIAPLGEYRDLWIFKQIEALLKAHKSSLSLPIEKIPRNVLEIILYGSEEPIPVASKKYPGTDWNTKFEGIITFLKNQQESESDKIQDWIKDFLIIKECPECHGQRLKKESLHFLIDKKNIAELADMDISSLSEWFTDLESRLSDKQQAIAAEILKEIRKRLGFLNGIGLDYLTLNRPLKTLSGGEAQRIRLATQIGTQLVGVLYIMDEPSIGLHQRDNVKLIQALKDLRDLGNTVLIVEHDKDMMLEADYIIDIGPGAGRHGGRVVSQGPPQKFIAKGGITADYLSNRAKIEIPKERRSGNGNILSIKGATGNNLKNVTLNIPLGTITCVTGVSGSGKSSLIHDTLFPILNRHFFRAKREPLPYKEVLGLEHIDKVIEVDQSPIGRTPRSNPATYTGMFSDIRSLFAELPESKIRGYKPGRFSFNVKGGRCETCEGAGMKKIEMEFLPDVHVPCETCKGKRFNRETLEIRFKGKSISDVLDMTVSEAIEFFENQPKISRKVQILNDVGLGYITLGQHATTLSGGEAQRVKLSEELSKKDTGKTLYILDEPTTGLHFQDIRKLLDVVQKLADKGNTILIIEHNLDVIKVADHIIDLGPEGGKGGGRIVAEGTPEKVAKVKGSFTGYFLKKELDA from the coding sequence TTGACTTTGAACGATATAGATTTAACCGGGCATGAACAAATCGAAGTGTTCGGCGCGCGGGAGCACAACCTAAAAAATATTGATGTTAATATCCCGAGGAATCGCCTGGTGGTCATTACGGGGATAAGTGGCAGTGGAAAATCTTCCTTAGCTTTTGACACCCTTTACGCAGAAGGACAAAGGCGGTATATGGAAAGCTTTTCCTCCTATGCCAGAAGCTTTATCGGAGATATGGAGAGGCCGGACGTGGATAAGATCAATGGTCTTTCACCTGTAATAAGCATTGAGCAGAAAACCACTTCAAAGAACCCAAGATCTACAGTAGGGACTACTACAGAAATTTACGACTTCCTACGTTTACTTTATGCTCGGGCAGGAGAAGCCTATTCTTATGTAACCGGCAAACCCATGATCAAACAAACTCAGGATCAAATTATAGACCAGATTCTGAGCAAACATGAAGGTAAAAAGTTGAACATCCTAGCCCCCATGGTCAAAGGACGTAAGGGGCATTACAGGGAACTTTTTGTCCAAATCTCTAAGATGGGTTATACTCGTGTTCGTGTAGATGGGGAACTGTTAGAGATCACTCCTAAAATGCAAGTGGATAGATACAAGATCCATGACATCGAGATTGTAGTAGATAGAATCATTCCTAAAAAAGAAGATAGATACAGAATTAGCCAGTCGGTAGGAACCGCACTAAAGCTAGGGGAGGGATCCCTACTTTTACTGGATGAAGGGAACAATGTCCAATATTTCTCCCAGAACCTGATGGATCCGGAATCCGGAATCAGCTACGAAGAACCTTCTCCCAACTCCTTCTCTTTCAACACCCCATACGGAGCATGCCCAGTTTGTAAAGGGATGGGACATATCGAAGAAATCACAGAGGAGTCCATCATTCCAGACCCTTCTCTGTCCATAATGAGAGGCGGTATAGCGCCACTTGGAGAATACAGAGACCTTTGGATATTTAAACAGATAGAAGCTTTACTAAAGGCACATAAATCCTCCCTAAGTCTACCTATTGAAAAGATCCCTAGGAATGTACTGGAGATCATCCTTTATGGATCCGAAGAACCTATTCCTGTAGCGTCAAAAAAATACCCGGGTACAGATTGGAATACAAAATTCGAGGGGATTATAACTTTTTTGAAAAACCAACAAGAATCAGAGAGCGACAAGATTCAGGATTGGATCAAAGATTTCTTGATCATAAAGGAATGTCCGGAGTGTCACGGGCAGAGGCTTAAGAAAGAGTCCTTGCATTTTTTAATAGACAAAAAGAACATTGCTGAGCTAGCAGATATGGATATCTCCTCTCTTAGCGAGTGGTTCACCGACTTAGAATCCAGATTATCTGATAAACAGCAGGCCATTGCGGCTGAGATATTGAAAGAGATTCGCAAACGATTAGGTTTTTTGAATGGCATTGGGCTGGACTATTTAACCTTGAATAGACCTCTAAAAACGCTTTCTGGAGGAGAAGCACAAAGGATCAGATTAGCTACGCAAATCGGGACACAGTTGGTAGGTGTACTATACATCATGGATGAGCCTTCCATAGGGTTGCACCAACGGGATAATGTAAAGTTGATCCAAGCCTTGAAAGATCTTCGTGACCTAGGCAACACCGTCCTTATTGTAGAACATGACAAAGATATGATGCTGGAAGCGGATTATATCATTGATATAGGTCCGGGGGCCGGTAGGCATGGAGGGAGAGTTGTTAGCCAAGGGCCTCCTCAGAAATTCATTGCCAAAGGTGGAATAACCGCAGATTATTTAAGCAATAGAGCTAAAATAGAGATACCTAAAGAAAGAAGATCAGGAAACGGAAATATCCTAAGTATTAAGGGAGCAACTGGCAACAACCTTAAAAATGTCACTCTTAATATTCCTTTAGGAACGATTACCTGCGTGACCGGAGTTAGTGGAAGCGGAAAAAGTTCCTTAATTCATGACACCTTATTTCCGATTTTGAATAGGCATTTTTTCCGTGCCAAAAGGGAACCTCTTCCGTACAAAGAAGTGCTTGGATTGGAGCATATTGATAAGGTGATTGAAGTTGACCAAAGCCCTATCGGAAGAACTCCAAGAAGTAACCCTGCCACCTACACCGGAATGTTCTCTGACATCAGAAGCTTATTCGCTGAACTTCCTGAATCTAAAATCAGAGGCTACAAACCGGGAAGGTTCTCTTTTAATGTTAAAGGAGGTAGGTGCGAAACTTGCGAAGGAGCAGGTATGAAAAAGATTGAAATGGAATTCCTTCCGGACGTACATGTACCTTGCGAAACCTGCAAAGGAAAAAGATTCAATAGAGAAACGCTGGAAATTCGCTTTAAAGGAAAATCCATTTCTGATGTTTTAGACATGACCGTGTCTGAAGCCATTGAGTTCTTTGAGAACCAACCAAAAATCAGCAGAAAAGTCCAGATACTGAATGATGTAGGACTTGGATATATTACCTTAGGCCAACATGCCACTACCCTCTCAGGTGGAGAAGCCCAAAGGGTTAAATTATCTGAAGAACTATCCAAAAAGGATACCGGAAAGACCTTATATATCCTAGATGAACCTACTACAGGTCTGCATTTTCAAGACATCCGGAAATTATTGGATGTAGTTCAGAAACTAGCGGACAAAGGCAACACCATTTTGATCATCGAACACAATCTAGACGTAATAAAAGTAGCAGACCACATCATTGACTTAGGCCCTGAAGGAGGAAAAGGGGGTGGACGCATCGTGGCAGAAGGAACTCCAGAAAAAGTGGCAAAAGTTAAAGGAAGTTTTACAGGATATTTCCTAAAAAAAGAGTTAGATGCGTAA
- a CDS encoding TonB-dependent receptor, translated as MRFLALLFLSLPIYAQFTVSGTIKDEANGETLIGVNIYAKEQKTGVSTNVYGFYSLSLPAGTHTLIVSYVGYHSLEKVINVKEDQTLNIELKDKGTILQEVVIQAEKEDANVKSVSMSVNKVEMRTIKKMPALLGEVDLVRSILYLPGVSSVGEGSSGFNVRGGAIDQNLVLLDEAPVYNSSHLMGFFSIFNPDVVKDVKLIKGGVPAQYGGRISSILDVRMKEGNNKKTEFTGGIGTIFSRLALEGPLKKNKGSYIVALRRSYIDILAKPFLKDDLKDVKFYFYDFTAKANYQLDDKNTLYLSGYFGRDLFGADFGFDWGNATTTLRWNHVFNRKLFLNTTLFYSMYKYSLDSDLKNTNKEDVFRWNSDILNYSIKPDFTWYLNSKNTISFGGQSILYHFNPGSALIVSSSEGKDIGIAKKKALESTLYLGNEMKISDNLTINAGIRYSDYRYFGSPQAYVFDENGTPGERKSVLDTLHYSGNELIQRYGNWEPRLSANLSLGPRTSLKIGYNHLAQYIHLLSNTTASSPLDVWTPSTNNIKPQISDQIALGLFMNFKDNMYESSVEVYYKTLQNQIDYIRNADLLLNPLVEGDLMYGKGRAYGAEFFVKKNKGNLNGWISYTLSRTERKVNGLNNNDWFLSRIDKLHNLSVVAIYDISKRWNMGATFTYMTGTPASFPTTKYIWQGIAVPHNYYDERNIYRIPASHRLDLSATLKNKHALFKKGESEWVFSIYNVYNRRNPFSVYVRQNPDDPSKTEAVRYSVFASILPSITYNFKF; from the coding sequence ATGCGCTTTCTAGCACTACTTTTTTTATCATTACCTATTTACGCTCAATTTACTGTCAGTGGTACCATAAAGGACGAAGCTAACGGTGAAACTTTAATCGGTGTAAACATTTACGCCAAGGAACAAAAGACAGGAGTGAGTACAAACGTGTACGGATTTTATTCCTTAAGTCTTCCTGCGGGTACACATACCCTCATCGTTTCCTATGTAGGCTATCACAGTTTAGAAAAGGTGATTAATGTTAAGGAGGACCAAACATTAAATATTGAATTAAAAGACAAAGGGACAATCTTGCAAGAAGTGGTCATTCAAGCTGAAAAAGAGGATGCCAATGTCAAAAGCGTGTCCATGTCCGTCAACAAGGTGGAGATGCGGACCATCAAGAAAATGCCGGCCCTTTTAGGGGAAGTAGATCTGGTAAGAAGCATCCTGTACCTTCCAGGTGTGAGCTCCGTAGGCGAGGGATCTTCAGGGTTTAATGTACGAGGAGGAGCCATAGATCAAAATTTGGTCCTGCTTGATGAAGCACCTGTATATAATTCCTCTCATTTAATGGGCTTCTTCTCTATTTTTAACCCGGATGTGGTGAAGGATGTGAAGCTGATTAAAGGGGGCGTTCCTGCTCAATATGGAGGCAGAATCTCTTCCATTTTAGACGTTAGGATGAAGGAAGGAAACAACAAGAAAACTGAATTTACCGGGGGTATCGGAACTATCTTTTCACGGCTTGCCCTAGAAGGACCATTGAAGAAAAACAAAGGATCCTATATTGTGGCTTTAAGGAGATCATATATAGACATACTGGCCAAACCTTTCCTAAAAGATGATTTGAAAGATGTAAAATTCTATTTCTACGATTTTACGGCGAAGGCGAATTATCAGTTGGACGACAAAAACACCCTTTATCTTTCCGGATATTTTGGACGTGACCTGTTTGGAGCGGATTTTGGGTTTGATTGGGGCAATGCCACCACCACCCTCCGTTGGAATCATGTCTTCAATAGAAAACTGTTTTTGAATACTACATTGTTCTATTCAATGTATAAATATTCTTTAGATTCTGACCTTAAGAATACGAATAAAGAGGATGTTTTCCGCTGGAATTCTGACATTTTGAATTATAGTATCAAGCCTGATTTTACTTGGTATTTAAACAGTAAGAATACCATTTCATTTGGAGGGCAAAGCATACTTTATCATTTCAATCCTGGATCTGCTTTGATTGTGTCTAGTAGTGAAGGTAAGGACATTGGAATTGCGAAGAAGAAAGCCTTAGAATCTACATTATACTTAGGAAATGAGATGAAAATCTCTGATAATTTGACCATTAATGCGGGGATTAGATATTCAGATTACAGGTATTTTGGAAGTCCTCAGGCTTATGTTTTTGATGAAAATGGAACTCCTGGAGAAAGAAAGTCAGTCTTGGATACCCTTCATTATTCCGGAAATGAATTGATACAAAGATATGGCAATTGGGAGCCTCGTTTGTCTGCAAATCTCTCTTTGGGACCTAGAACATCTTTGAAGATTGGATACAATCATTTGGCTCAATATATCCACCTATTGTCTAATACAACAGCCTCCTCTCCATTAGATGTTTGGACCCCGAGTACGAACAATATCAAACCTCAGATTTCAGATCAGATTGCTTTGGGTCTATTTATGAATTTCAAAGACAATATGTATGAATCTTCAGTGGAAGTGTATTACAAAACCCTGCAGAATCAAATTGACTACATAAGAAATGCGGATTTACTCTTGAATCCATTAGTAGAAGGTGATTTAATGTATGGCAAAGGCCGTGCCTATGGAGCAGAGTTTTTTGTGAAGAAGAACAAAGGAAACCTTAACGGTTGGATCAGTTATACCCTTTCGAGAACGGAAAGAAAGGTGAACGGCTTAAACAATAACGATTGGTTCCTTAGTAGGATTGATAAGTTGCATAACTTATCCGTTGTGGCGATTTATGATATCTCCAAGCGTTGGAATATGGGAGCAACCTTTACTTATATGACAGGTACTCCTGCTAGTTTCCCTACTACAAAATACATTTGGCAAGGAATAGCTGTACCGCATAATTATTACGATGAAAGGAATATATATAGAATTCCTGCGAGTCATAGACTTGACTTATCTGCTACACTTAAAAACAAACACGCTCTCTTCAAAAAGGGAGAAAGTGAATGGGTGTTCTCCATTTATAATGTATATAACCGGAGAAATCCCTTCTCGGTGTACGTAAGACAAAACCCTGATGATCCGTCAAAAACTGAGGCTGTGAGGTATTCTGTGTTTGCCTCTATTTTACCATCTATTACTTATAATTTTAAATTCTGA
- a CDS encoding 2-phosphosulfolactate phosphatase, with protein sequence MKNIDVCLTPDLLHHHNINNSIVVVTDIFRATSCMVTGFAYGVQSIIPVASVEECAEYQKRGYIAAAERNAEKVEGFDLDNSPFSFMDERLVGNKIAMTTTNGTLSITKSKKNAVKVIVGAFLNLQAVVNYLKAQPYDVLVLCAGWKGRPNLEDTLFAGAVVEALRDEYFVAEDAAILAMRAYEASRENMPLYLSNSSHIRRLQRLGINKDITYCLQKDLYDIVPILRGNELVLV encoded by the coding sequence ATGAAGAACATTGACGTTTGCTTAACTCCTGATTTACTACATCACCACAACATTAATAATTCCATTGTGGTAGTTACAGATATTTTCAGAGCTACTTCCTGCATGGTAACCGGATTTGCTTATGGTGTACAAAGCATTATCCCAGTAGCATCTGTTGAAGAATGCGCGGAATATCAAAAAAGAGGATACATAGCAGCTGCTGAAAGAAATGCTGAAAAGGTCGAGGGTTTTGACTTAGACAATTCCCCATTCAGTTTCATGGACGAAAGATTAGTGGGGAATAAAATAGCCATGACCACTACTAACGGTACACTCTCCATCACCAAGAGCAAGAAGAATGCAGTAAAAGTGATCGTTGGGGCATTCCTTAACCTTCAGGCCGTAGTAAACTACTTAAAAGCCCAACCTTATGATGTACTAGTCCTTTGCGCTGGGTGGAAAGGCCGTCCAAACCTAGAAGACACCCTTTTTGCCGGTGCTGTAGTAGAAGCATTAAGAGACGAATATTTCGTTGCAGAAGACGCGGCTATCCTAGCTATGAGAGCCTATGAGGCCTCTAGAGAAAATATGCCTTTGTATCTATCTAATTCATCTCACATTAGACGTTTACAAAGGCTAGGCATCAACAAGGACATCACCTACTGTTTACAGAAAGACTTGTATGATATCGTTCCTATCCTAAGAGGGAACGAGTTAGTATTAGTCTGA
- a CDS encoding sensor histidine kinase: MKKSTFLILFMIVAMGSLVALQWYFIHNALKVQKEQFDRNVKTALMETAKKIEQEEVLYIAQQRLARKEQGKLLQISGSTSPNTHPYFEKGYIFPGLPDEIFTKEFDKKLDNLGEKIPENKLKASEYINEKLRKENENLKSFIESNSLRESKFQEWNEMTIWLDAKQKGISSPMNMEVVKGVIQDLLFGEREISDRMGILMLDTLLKEELSNLGITIPYRYAVEDKGNIVLASVNTPILENSYRVKLFPSDAFSRFQFLYVYFPDRENQIFRNLLGLVTASTLLVMLVGGIFYYSATSLISERKLAKVKNDFINNMTHELKTPVSSISLALEVIRDKEVPKTPERTDRYLNIIQEENQRLASQIDKVLQMAKLEQEQIELSLEPLDVHDILENVLQNLEVRISSVDCKKCFEAKSSIINADQVHLTNIFYNLLDNALKYSKEHVHLKISTSNPEEGLLQIDIEDKGIGIAQEDQKRIFEKFYRVTHGDIHDVKGFGLGLSYVKSLVELHQGKMRLKSEIDQGSTFTLIFKA, translated from the coding sequence ATGAAAAAGAGTACCTTTCTCATACTTTTTATGATCGTGGCCATGGGAAGCTTAGTGGCTCTCCAATGGTACTTTATTCATAATGCTTTAAAAGTCCAAAAAGAGCAGTTTGATAGAAATGTCAAAACAGCGCTGATGGAAACGGCAAAAAAAATAGAGCAGGAGGAAGTACTCTACATTGCGCAGCAGAGACTAGCTAGAAAAGAACAAGGTAAACTCTTGCAGATCTCAGGTTCCACATCTCCTAACACTCATCCTTACTTTGAAAAAGGTTATATTTTCCCTGGCTTGCCAGATGAAATCTTCACAAAGGAATTTGACAAGAAACTAGACAATTTAGGAGAAAAAATTCCCGAAAATAAGCTAAAAGCTAGTGAATACATCAATGAAAAGCTAAGAAAGGAGAATGAGAATCTAAAAAGCTTTATAGAAAGTAATAGTCTCAGAGAATCTAAGTTTCAAGAGTGGAACGAGATGACCATTTGGTTAGATGCGAAGCAGAAAGGGATCTCAAGCCCTATGAATATGGAGGTAGTCAAAGGAGTCATCCAGGACCTTTTATTTGGAGAAAGGGAAATCTCTGATAGAATGGGGATCCTAATGTTAGATACCTTATTAAAAGAAGAATTATCAAATTTAGGCATCACTATCCCCTATAGATATGCCGTGGAAGATAAGGGCAATATCGTTCTGGCTTCCGTAAATACCCCTATTTTAGAAAATAGCTATAGGGTAAAATTATTCCCCAGTGATGCTTTTTCCAGATTTCAATTCCTTTACGTTTACTTCCCTGACAGGGAAAATCAGATTTTCAGAAATCTATTAGGGCTAGTTACAGCTTCCACCTTATTGGTCATGCTTGTAGGAGGTATATTCTATTATAGTGCTACCAGTCTAATATCAGAACGCAAGCTGGCAAAAGTCAAGAACGATTTTATCAATAACATGACACACGAGTTAAAAACTCCTGTCTCCAGCATTTCCTTAGCACTAGAAGTAATCAGAGACAAAGAAGTACCCAAAACTCCTGAAAGAACAGATCGTTACTTGAATATTATCCAAGAAGAAAATCAAAGACTTGCCTCACAAATTGATAAGGTACTTCAAATGGCCAAGTTGGAACAAGAACAAATTGAATTATCCTTAGAACCTTTGGATGTTCATGACATTCTGGAAAACGTACTCCAAAATTTAGAAGTAAGAATTTCCTCTGTTGATTGCAAAAAATGTTTTGAAGCCAAATCCAGTATTATTAATGCTGACCAAGTTCATCTAACTAATATTTTCTATAATCTTCTGGATAACGCATTGAAATATTCTAAAGAGCATGTTCATTTAAAAATCTCCACTTCAAATCCGGAAGAAGGACTACTTCAGATTGACATAGAAGATAAAGGTATAGGAATAGCGCAGGAAGATCAAAAACGTATATTTGAAAAATTTTACCGTGTAACTCATGGAGATATCCATGATGTCAAGGGTTTTGGTTTGGGTTTAAGTTATGTAAAAAGTCTTGTAGAGCTTCACCAAGGTAAAATGAGACTAAAATCAGAAATAGACCAGGGGTCTACATTCACCCTAATATTTAAGGCATGA
- a CDS encoding response regulator transcription factor, with product MKISLLLAEDDPNLGELLQDYLTAKGFQVTLAVNGEQAFDLFCLNEYHLCILDVMMPKKDGFSLAKDIRLHNEFIPIIFLTAKSMKEDTLKGFEVGADDYLTKPFLMEELLVRIKAIIKRTQGKEEINTSTKFTFGKLTLDTEKRELISGSNRISLTTKESALLGLFCQHVNEPVSRTYALKMIWGEDSYFNARSMDVYITKLRKYLKEEPSVKIINLHGEGFKLVTLS from the coding sequence ATGAAAATTTCCCTTCTTTTAGCAGAAGATGATCCAAATTTAGGAGAATTACTACAAGACTATTTAACAGCAAAAGGCTTTCAAGTAACACTGGCCGTCAACGGCGAACAAGCATTCGATCTATTCTGCCTAAACGAGTATCACTTGTGCATACTTGATGTAATGATGCCTAAGAAAGATGGTTTTTCTTTGGCAAAAGACATCAGACTACATAACGAGTTTATCCCTATCATTTTCCTGACGGCTAAATCCATGAAAGAAGATACCCTAAAAGGTTTTGAAGTGGGAGCAGATGACTATTTGACAAAACCCTTTCTAATGGAAGAACTATTAGTTAGGATCAAAGCCATCATAAAACGTACTCAAGGGAAGGAAGAAATAAACACGAGTACTAAGTTTACTTTTGGCAAGCTAACACTCGATACAGAAAAAAGAGAGCTGATCAGTGGTTCTAACAGAATCAGCCTCACCACTAAAGAATCAGCATTGCTTGGCTTATTTTGTCAACATGTAAACGAGCCAGTGAGCCGCACCTACGCCCTAAAGATGATTTGGGGAGAAGATTCCTACTTTAATGCCAGAAGCATGGACGTTTACATCACTAAATTGAGAAAGTATCTCAAAGAAGAGCCCTCTGTTAAAATAATAAATCTTCACGGAGAGGGATTTAAATTAGTGACTTTGTCTTAA
- a CDS encoding (Fe-S)-binding protein, giving the protein MDQPVKTMAEMGTEQPEILFWVGCAGSFDERYKKVTKAFVKILQHLDISFAVLGTEESCTGDPARRAGNEFTFQMLAQQNIQVLNGYGIQRIVTACPHCFNTLKNEYPELGGTYEVYHHSEYLQALIAEGKLKVTGGNFKGKKITYHDSCYLGRANEVYEAPRELIQALDAELVEMKRCRTKGLCCGAGGAQMFKEPEKGKKDINVERTEDILETKAETVAVGCPFCMTMLSDGIKFKEKEQSIKVYDLAELIAADL; this is encoded by the coding sequence ATGGATCAACCGGTAAAAACCATGGCAGAAATGGGTACTGAACAGCCGGAAATTCTTTTCTGGGTGGGATGTGCAGGCTCATTTGATGAGCGTTACAAAAAAGTAACCAAGGCATTTGTAAAGATTCTTCAACATCTTGATATATCCTTTGCTGTTTTAGGCACCGAAGAATCCTGTACCGGAGATCCTGCCAGAAGAGCCGGAAATGAATTTACTTTTCAAATGCTAGCCCAGCAGAATATCCAGGTATTAAACGGTTACGGAATCCAAAGAATAGTTACCGCCTGCCCTCATTGTTTTAACACCTTAAAGAACGAGTATCCGGAACTAGGAGGGACTTATGAAGTTTATCACCACTCAGAGTATCTTCAAGCTTTAATCGCGGAAGGGAAATTAAAAGTCACTGGTGGAAACTTTAAAGGTAAAAAAATCACCTACCACGATTCTTGTTACCTAGGCAGAGCGAACGAAGTTTATGAAGCACCTAGAGAGCTGATACAAGCGCTGGATGCGGAACTGGTGGAGATGAAAAGGTGTAGAACCAAAGGGCTTTGTTGCGGAGCAGGAGGAGCACAAATGTTCAAAGAGCCGGAAAAAGGAAAAAAAGACATCAATGTAGAACGGACAGAAGATATTTTGGAGACCAAAGCAGAAACGGTGGCTGTGGGATGCCCTTTCTGTATGACCATGCTTTCTGATGGAATCAAATTCAAAGAGAAAGAACAAAGCATTAAAGTTTACGATTTAGCAGAATTAATTGCTGCAGATTTATAA